The Rhododendron vialii isolate Sample 1 chromosome 6a, ASM3025357v1 genome includes a window with the following:
- the LOC131329189 gene encoding F-box protein AUF2-like, translating to MMNNLRYEQSVNDDDVFDRLPDSLIHVIFNRISDVKTLIRCRSVSRRFSSLVPQADTLLLRVDRVVSATDPVDADSPLLTFLRSFFKPILDLVSPKPLHDPARSQRSPAQILRGFDRIRELYLELPSGDLRLEKGAVIRWRAEFGRTLRSCVILGFRTGAVGGGDLVGGGLKMRVVWTITALIAASARHYYMVREVVREHEGVERVVVGDREEEGTVVMERDGVRECRESWEEEEEDQDEARASPSNRRGVWWGRSNRTKVPAVRMRMRHVPRLELSGGVRMDGATLVVVKPINGGGGAETEAEEEEEISGTAGMAFGGGVYGEAVEKLLKSRSYILEMNSF from the coding sequence ATGATGAATAATCTTCGATACGAGCAATCGGTAAACGACGACGACGTATTCGACCGACTACCCGACTCCCTGATCCACGTCATCTTCAACCGAATCTCCGACGTCAAAACCCTAATCCGCTGCCGATCCGTCTCCAGGCGTTTCAGCTCCCTCGTCCCCCAAGCCGACACCCTCCTCCTCAGGGTCGACCGGGTCGTCTCCGCCACCGACCCCGTCGACGCCGATTCACCCCTCCTCACCTTCCTCAGATCCTTCTTCAAGCCAATTCTCGATCTGGTCTCCCCGAAACCCCTCCACGACCCGGCTCGCTCGCAGAGGTCCCCGGCCCAGATCCTCCGCGGGTTCGACAGGATCCGAGAGCTCTACCTGGAGCTTCCCTCCGGGGATCTGAGGCTGGAGAAGGGGGCGGTGATCAGGTGGAGGGCGGAATTCGGTAGGACGCTGAGGAGCTGCGTGATCCTAGGGTTTCGCACGGGTGCCGTTGGAGGAGGGGATTTGGTGGGGGGAGGGTTGAAGATGAGGGTGGTTTGGACGATAACGGCGTTGATCGCGGCGTCGGCGAGGCACTATTACATGGTGAGGGAGGTGGTGAGGGAGCACGAGGGAGTGGagagggtggtggtgggggaCAGGGAGGAGGAAGGGACGGTGGTGATGGAGAGAGACGGGGTGAGGGAGTGCAGAGAAAGTtgggaagaggaggaagaggaccAGGATGAGGCACGTGCCTCACCGTCAAACAGGAGGGGGGTGTGGTGGGGGAGGAGTAATAGGACCAAGGTGCCGGCTGTGAGGATGAGGATGAGGCACGTCCCGAGGCTGGAGCTCTCGGGTGGGGTTCGGATGGACGGGGCAACACTGGTGGTGGTGAAGCCGataaatggtggtggtggggcggagacggaggcggaggaggaggaggagattaGCGGGACAGCCGGTATGGCATTTGGAGGGGGGGTGTATGGGGAGGCGGTGGAGAAGCTGCTAAAGAGCCGGAGTTACATACTGGAAATGAACTCATTCTAG
- the LOC131328408 gene encoding uncharacterized protein LOC131328408 — protein sequence MGLKFTETSALSKEEKTTYCHVKNFQLATRRLEELSIAIGPLKTLPRESTMLPSFHGLDNEDPFKHIDEFVEKSSTVKIQNFSDDALKLKLFPFSLKDRAKDWLNSLVDGEQFHETWERLSQLTRKCPHHEVPKWQLVRIFYDGLSERHRQMVDASCGGTFMLKTPDEAWVLFDNLSNNSQQHASAARKVNMVASNSQQQRGISEVGHSNDLSNQVAALNKKFDQLLSLGQVPSLPSYFQEACAICSSPTHFVSECHMASQFPEFVQEHVNAAQGFARPGNDPYSNTYNPGWRNHPNFSWKQQAPSNSPAPPQRPMFTNSANPSAHHPTQSLQPYQYHNTPSPQRNSDFEDKVLQALQGLEATSCKLEANTQTVNSHTQSISKIEAQMGQLANALSRREEGRLPSQPIGNLKGQYAIENAQVNDPYHEQAKAVVTLRNGRVLDTRPEGNKGTLEESVTNSKSSEATIDQSPLREDPFSPPQSSPTPASYVPKAPFPTRLDSLSPLGKKGATIENMMKVFKQIPSYAKFLKDLCTQKRKTRTHVSKKVLLTEQVSSFIQHNTPPKLKDPDLGASVNLLPYSVYEQFGLGELKPTSVTLQLADRSIKVPRGIIEDVLVKVENFYFPTDFIVLDTEPVHNLRKQTPIILGRPF from the exons ATGGGACTTAAGTTCACCGAGACTAGTGCATTGTCTAAGGAAGAGAAG ACTACTTACTGTCACGTCAAGAATTTTCAGCTTGCTACCCGAAGACTTGAAGAGCTCAGTATTGCTATTGGGCCTCTCAAGACACTCCCGAGAGAGAGCAct ATGCTCCCATCCTTTCATGGGCTTGACAATGAGGATCCTTTCAAGCATATTGATGAATTTGTTGAGAAAAGTTCCACtgtaaaaattcaaaacttttctGATGATGCCCTTAAGCTgaaactttttcccttttcacttaAGGATAGAGCCAAAGATTGGCTTAATTCCTTG GTAGATGGCGAGCAATTTCATGAGACATGGGAAAGGCTTAGTCAGCTTACTCGAAAGTGTCCCCACCATGAAGTTCCTAAGTGGCAGTTAGTTCGTATTTTTTATGACGGGTTGTCTGAACGGCACCGTCAAATGGTTGATGCCTCTTGTGGTGGGACTTTTATGCTTAAGACCCCGGACGAGGCATGGGTGTTATTTGATAACCTGAGTAACAATTCCCAACAACACGCCTCGGCCGCTAGAAAAGTTAATATGGTTGCCTCAAATTCCCAACAGCAAAGAGGGATTTCTGAGGTTGGGCACTCCAATGATCTCTCTAACCAAGTGGCTgctttgaacaaaaaatttgaccaGCTTCTATCCCTTGGTCAAGTTCCTTCTCTGCCTTCATATTTTCAGGAGGCTTGTGCAATTTGTTCGAGTCCTACTCACTTCGTGAGTGAGTGCCATATGGCTTCCCAATTCCCCGAGTTTGTTCAAGAGCATGTTAACGCTGCTCAAGGGTTTGCCAGACCCGGTAATGATCCTTATTCTAATACATACAACCCGGGATGGAGAAATCACCCAAATTTCTCTTGGAAACAACAAGCTCCGAGCAATTCTCCTGCTCCACCCCAAAGGCCTATGTTTACCAACTCTGCCAATCCTTCAGCCCACCATCCGACTCAATCACTGCAGCCATATCAATACCATAATACTCCTTCACCTCAAAGAAACTCTGATTTTGAGGATAAGGTGCTGCAAGCCCTCCAAGGGCTTGAGGCTACTTCTTGTAAACTTGAGGCAAATACACAAACCGTCAACTCTCACACACAATCCATTTCAAAGATAGAAGCCCAAATGGGGCAGCTAGCTAATGCACTCAGTCGACGAGAGGAGGGTAGGTTACCGAGTCAACCAATAGGCAATCTTAAGGGTCAGTATGCCATAGAGAATGCACAAGTGAATGATCCTTACCATGAGCAAGCCAAGGCAGTAGTGACCCTAAGAAATGGGCGTGTGCTTGACACTAGACCTGAGGGCAACAAGGGTACTTTAGAAGAGTCTGTCACCAACTCCAAGAGTTCTGAGGCTACGATAGACCAATCACCGTTGAGAGAGGATCCATTCTCTCCTCCTCAATCGAGCCCCACTCCGGCATCCTATGTACCCAAAGCACCATTCCCTACCCGGCTTgactctctttctcctcttggTAAGAAAGGTGCTACCATAGAAAATATGATGAAGGTGTTCAAGCAAATCCCTTCATATGCAAAATTTCTCAAGGACCTTTGCACCCAAAAGCGCAAAACTCGGACTCATGTGTCCAAAAAGGTCCTTCTCACCGAACAAGTGAGCTCTTTCATCCAGCATAACACTCCTCCTAAGCTCAAAGACCCAG ACTTGGGAGCCAGTGTCAATTTGCTCCCTTATTCGGTTTACGAGCAATTCGGGCTTGGTGAGTTGAAGCCCACATCAGTCACCCTCCAATTAGCTGATAGGTCGATTAAGGTGCCACGTGGCATTATAGAGGATGTCCTTGTCAAGGTTGAAAACTTCTATTTTCCTACTGACTTCATAGTACTTGACACGGAACCAGTGCATAACCTTAGGAAGCAAACACCTATCATACTCGGTCGGCCCTTCTGA